The Paenibacillus mucilaginosus 3016 genome includes the window TCTTCATGGTTTTCTACCTCCACTATTGTAGGCTCTGGGCCGATCCATACTATCTTTATCCACGATACGAATCGTATCATAAAAGATACCAGTTATGCTTTCTTACCGCTGGAACATAAAGCTGCACGTAGTGAAGCTCTACTCGGTGTGATGGTCCTTCTCGAGTCCGCCCTGATTCCAAATCCGCAGGCTGCGAGCGGCATATGCGATCACCCAGTCTCTCATGCATCAAGACTGCATAACTTGTGCTTCTATGAGGAGCCAACAGCGCCTTCCTTAAGAGGAACGCGGCTGCCGGTCAGTCTGCACTGCTTTGTAAGCATTCATGCAAACAGGGCATTGAACCCTTCCTCACGCCACACCCTTGACGACTCGCGTCTAAGGCTACGAAACCCACAGCATGGCCGAGTGCCTACAGTGATAAAGGTACAGTAGACATTACCTGATAAATGGAGAGATCCTTCAGGAACTACTGATTGGCTGCAACGGCCGGGGAGTCGGTACGATTGATCGTGGAAGTAGGCTTGCTTGAATTCATGTCCGTCTTCGTGGCCTTCATGATGACAGCCAGAGTCGGCAGCTGAAGGACGTGTTCCACATCCGCTTCGGTTCTGATCGTGTCGTCCATGTACTCAATAACAAATACTACGCCGGTTGCAAGAACCAGGGAGACGATCAACCCGATTAACGTATTGAGGATATGATTCGGTTTGACTGGGCTAGGATTGCTGATTGTCTTGGCTTCGTTCAATATGGTAACGTTGTCGACCTTCATAATTGGGGGGATTTCGGCTTTGAACACTTCCGCTACCGCATTGACGGTTTTGGCTGCGCGTTCGTAGGAGGTGTCTTGCATAATTAATGTCATTACCTGGGTGTTATTGACGGAGCTGACTTTGATCTTTCTCATCAGTTCTTCGGTGCTCAGTTTCAAGTCCGGGTATTGAGCGACGACCTTATCCATAATGGCCGGGGTGAGAATAATCTCTTTGTACGTATTGATGAGGCGGATGTTCATATCGATGCTTCCGACATTCAGTTCATCGTTGACGTCATTCGATTTGTTGACGATGATCTTGCTGGAAGCCTCATAAACCGGTTTGACGTAGTAGTAACTGAAAAAGCCTGATCCCACACTCGCGATAAGTACAAACGCTAGAATATACCATATTCGCTTGAGAATCATTTTGCCGTACTGCTTCAGTTCCATAATGGTCCTCCATCCGATTTGTGTATTTATTTTCATATATTTTCATAAAGCGACATGTCGAGATACGAAATGTATCGAAAACACACTTTAAATTTATGATACATAGTGTATCTTGTCAAGTATTTTTTGGAAATCCGACGCGGTTCCATGTCATTCTCGCTTATTCGAACCGGGACCGCGTTAGACACCTCAGATGCTCTCGAGCAGCAAACTGTACTTCTCTATCGATTGTTCCTTCTTCAGATAGGATTCGAGGTAAGTCCTCCCATTCAGTCCCATTCGGCGAAGTTCGGCGGAATCTGTCACTGCCATGGCCTCGATGCATGCGGTGATGCCCCGGTAATCCTGCGGTTCGACAACATATCCCGACTCGCTCTCCATAATCAGCCTGTGGGCTTCGCTGCCGTTCTCCAGGACGCCCAGAATGGGCTTGCCGGAGGCCATGACCCCATAGATCTTACTGGGCACAGAGACGCCTTTAATGCCCTTCTGGTTGACGACCAGGTGGACGTCGGCCGCATTCAGCGAGTAGCGGATGTAATCCTTCGGCTGGTACGGGAGGAAGAGGACGTTCTTCAGCCCATGCTCCTTCACGAACTGCTGCATCCTGCCCTTGACGGCCCCTTCACCGATAAAGACGAAGGCGACACGCTCGTCATCCGCAAAATGTTTGGTTACGGTGATGATATTCTCGAGATCGTAGTATAGACCTAAGTTCCCCGAATACATGACAATAAACCGGTCCGTCAGCCCGTTTTCCTCCAGGAAAGCGCGTACCTGAGGATGGTCCTTCGTCAGAGGCACGATCTCGTTCTCCTCGGTCCAGTTGTTGATGACGGAGTTATCCGGCACGCCGCGGTAGCCGAAGCGCTTGGCAAGCGTCTCCTGCATATCCCGTCCCACCGTGATGATATGGTCGGCCAGCTTGCAGTTGAGGTTATCGAGCCCCCGCGCGAGGCTGTACATCCATTTCATCTTCGTGAAGCTGACGGCTTCCGCCTGCTCCGGATTGAAGTCCTGAATATTGTAGACATGCTTGGTTCTCTTCAGGACCTTGCCGATGGTTCCTATCAGACCGCCGAGGATCGGAGGAGAAGAAATGGTATAGACAATGTCCGTCTTTTTCTCCATGAGCATAGCCCAGGTAGCCAGGAAGAAATAGCTGGTAATATAGCGAAGGCGGCTCCACTTGCTGCTTTTGTCAAGCACAGGGAGTTTGATTCTTACGATTCGAATATTCTCGAGATAGTCGGTGGCGAACCTCTCGGCCACCTCCGACTTCTGGCCTGCATACCCCGGCTGTGCAGCGATTACCGTAATATCGAATTTGTCCTGCAGATGCAGGCAGAGTGACGTCATCAATTGTCCCGTCGACGCGAAGTCCGGGTAAAAGTAATTGATCACAAATACGATTTTTTTCTTCATGGCTACCTCTTATCCTCGAATCTGTATTTCTTGAAGCGGGCCGGAGAACCGATATGTACCTCACCGGCTCCCACATCTTTCGTAACCGTACTGCAGGCGCCAACCACACCCATTTCGTGGATCGTAACGCCCGGATAAACAAAGGAACGGCTGGCCACCCAAGCGCCGTCCTTCAGCACAATCGGCTTCGTAATCAATCCGAAATTCGGATCGTCCATTCGATGTGAGCCCGTGCACAAGTAAGCCTGCTGTGACACCACGCAGTGGGCTCCGACCTCTATGCTGTCGAGACTGTAGAACTCCGCGTAATCCCCTACCCAGGAGTGCTCCCCAATGCTCACCTTCCACGGGTAGGTAAACCGGGCCGTGGATCTTACCCGCACTCCCGCTCCGATCCGGGCTCCGAAGAGTTTCAGCAGAAACCTCCGCCAGCCGTACATGTTGTGCAGCGAGAACCGGAACAGGCTGCCCTGAACCAGCCACCACAAGAGGACAACGATCCCGCTGCGTCCCCTGGAATAGCCGTCTTGATTATACAGATCTAGCCGTACTATATTTTTCATACGACTGCCATAGCTCCTCGTATATGTCGGTTGTTTTGCGTACGTAAACTTCTCTCGAGAACTCGACCTCTACCAGCTCGCGGGCTCTCTCGCCCATCGCCCGGTAATCCCCATCCATCACGCGCGCGATGCCATCGGCCAGCGTCTCATGATTTTCCGCAGGAACGAGCGCGCCGGTCGTCTCCCTGACCATCTCCGGCACTCCGCCAACATCGGTCGCCACGACGGGCAGACCCGCTCTCATCGCTTCGAGAATGACCGTAGGGAAGATGTCGTAGACGGAAGGCAGGACGAACAGGTCCGACTGCCGAAGGAGCTCAGGAACGTCCCTGCGCAGCCCCAGGAAGTGAAGCGTACCGTTCAGCCCGGCTCCCTCGGCCAGATCCATCAGCTTCTGCTTATAAGCCTTCTCGTGATCGAAGGCTACGTCCCCCACGATCAGGAAGTGATAAGGCCTTCCCTGCTTCTTGAGCCGGTCGGCAGCCTGAATAAAGTATTCCATTCCCTTCATCGGGGACAAGCGGGCCACGGCAATGACCACCTGCGCGTCGGCCGGAATGCCGAGCTCGCGGCGGATATCGCTGCCGCCCAGTGCGGCGAGTTCTTTTTTGAAGTCGATGCCGTTGTAGATCTTGAGCAGTTTGTCCGAGACCCGTGAGCCCCAGTTGAACATAATCTTGCTCCGCTCGCACAGGACGATGACCTTATCATTGAAATAGTGATTGAGGTACCCTACCGCCTGATATGCGAACAAGGGCCTGCGCGGAAGCTCATGAACGGTTTGCACCGCCGGCACGCGCATCAGCTTGGCCGCGATGTTGCCGCCCATCAGCTCCATTTTGTGCGAGTGCACGATATCGATCCGGTGTTCGCGGATTACCCGCATCACCGTGCGAACCGTGACCCACAGCTTAGCCAGATTGCGCGGATAATAGAACAGGTCCGTAGGCTTGCCGAAGACGGCCAGCTGTCCGAACAGCACGGTAGCGCCGGCCGCTTCGTACTTGGCCACGTAAGGACTCGGACCGGGAAGCAGTACGAATGCGCGGTAACGCGACCGGTCGAGTCCCTCCACCAGCTGCAGCAGCACCGTATCCACGCCGCCGACCTGGCTGGCATAAGGCTGAATATATAAGATATGCTTCATGAGACCCTCCCCCTTCCCGGGTAAACGTATGACTTGCTTCTATGGCCCGGCCACCGGAGTCCGCGGCTCCTGCCACACGATTCTTTGCTCCAATGGCAGTTCACCCGGCTTCGGCTTCTTCTTGTAAGCGGCCATCAGCATGATATAGAACAGCGGAGCGTCAAGAACAGGCTGTGAAATCAGCAGGGTCAGGAACAGCGGCGTGACGGCCACGAGGTACTGCGCTTTGTCCTCTACCCAGAAGACCGTCGCAAAGTACACGGTCAGTACCAGCAGAACCCCGACGATCCCGATCATATAACTCGATGACAGAAGATTGATGCCGAGCTGGTCCGCGTTGTTGTACCCCATATTGTACATCCCCACCCCGAACGGGTTCTCCAAGAAGAGCTGGATCCCTTCCCAAGTGGCATCCGAACGGTCCGTAACCGAAGCGCCGAGTTTCTCGGACTTGTCGTTCAACCCGATGAACGGAGCGAAGAAGGCTGCATAGAACATAAACAAAAATATGACTGTGCCTTTGACGATTCTGCGGTCGAAAAAATACCGCATGGCCAGCGCAACGAAATAAATGGCAAGTCCGCTGGTGGATAAAGTCCCGGCCACGCCAAAAAACAGCACGGTTTGAATCCACTTGCGGTTCAAATTGTAGGACTCCAAAGAGAAGATCGCCCAGATCAGGAAGGCCTGGAAGATCCCCGCCTCACGGAACAGGCCAAGCAGCCTCGGCAGATTCAGCCCAGGCATCTCTATGAAGCTGTATAGGATCGTGAAAGGAAAATACGTGTTGCCCGTCGAGTCATAGGTTTCTACATTGATCTTGAACAGATAGAGAGATTCCCAAGGCACGAAGGCAGTCAGCAGCACGCTGATATAGTAAGAAATGACAAAGCCCATCATGATAAAGATAAAACCGCGGAAATACTTCTGGTTGGCTCTCTCATCGCTCAGTACAAGCGCAAAGGAGAACAGGATGACAATGTGCGCGACGGCCGCCTTGATGACGAATTCGAAGTTCATGCCGCCCTGCACCCCTGCGTGGGCGAAGAAATACACC containing:
- a CDS encoding YveK family protein produces the protein MELKQYGKMILKRIWYILAFVLIASVGSGFFSYYYVKPVYEASSKIIVNKSNDVNDELNVGSIDMNIRLINTYKEIILTPAIMDKVVAQYPDLKLSTEELMRKIKVSSVNNTQVMTLIMQDTSYERAAKTVNAVAEVFKAEIPPIMKVDNVTILNEAKTISNPSPVKPNHILNTLIGLIVSLVLATGVVFVIEYMDDTIRTEADVEHVLQLPTLAVIMKATKTDMNSSKPTSTINRTDSPAVAANQ
- a CDS encoding glycosyltransferase family 4 protein, with translation MKKKIVFVINYFYPDFASTGQLMTSLCLHLQDKFDITVIAAQPGYAGQKSEVAERFATDYLENIRIVRIKLPVLDKSSKWSRLRYITSYFFLATWAMLMEKKTDIVYTISSPPILGGLIGTIGKVLKRTKHVYNIQDFNPEQAEAVSFTKMKWMYSLARGLDNLNCKLADHIITVGRDMQETLAKRFGYRGVPDNSVINNWTEENEIVPLTKDHPQVRAFLEENGLTDRFIVMYSGNLGLYYDLENIITVTKHFADDERVAFVFIGEGAVKGRMQQFVKEHGLKNVLFLPYQPKDYIRYSLNAADVHLVVNQKGIKGVSVPSKIYGVMASGKPILGVLENGSEAHRLIMESESGYVVEPQDYRGITACIEAMAVTDSAELRRMGLNGRTYLESYLKKEQSIEKYSLLLESI
- a CDS encoding WcaF family extracellular polysaccharide biosynthesis acetyltransferase produces the protein MKNIVRLDLYNQDGYSRGRSGIVVLLWWLVQGSLFRFSLHNMYGWRRFLLKLFGARIGAGVRVRSTARFTYPWKVSIGEHSWVGDYAEFYSLDSIEVGAHCVVSQQAYLCTGSHRMDDPNFGLITKPIVLKDGAWVASRSFVYPGVTIHEMGVVGACSTVTKDVGAGEVHIGSPARFKKYRFEDKR
- a CDS encoding glycosyltransferase, whose protein sequence is MKHILYIQPYASQVGGVDTVLLQLVEGLDRSRYRAFVLLPGPSPYVAKYEAAGATVLFGQLAVFGKPTDLFYYPRNLAKLWVTVRTVMRVIREHRIDIVHSHKMELMGGNIAAKLMRVPAVQTVHELPRRPLFAYQAVGYLNHYFNDKVIVLCERSKIMFNWGSRVSDKLLKIYNGIDFKKELAALGGSDIRRELGIPADAQVVIAVARLSPMKGMEYFIQAADRLKKQGRPYHFLIVGDVAFDHEKAYKQKLMDLAEGAGLNGTLHFLGLRRDVPELLRQSDLFVLPSVYDIFPTVILEAMRAGLPVVATDVGGVPEMVRETTGALVPAENHETLADGIARVMDGDYRAMGERARELVEVEFSREVYVRKTTDIYEELWQSYEKYSTARSV